A region from the Coffea eugenioides isolate CCC68of chromosome 9, Ceug_1.0, whole genome shotgun sequence genome encodes:
- the LOC113782353 gene encoding uncharacterized protein LOC113782353, producing the protein MGRGTGGVRMPRKSEGAPSRGAPPNGNQGERGQQKESFQASQVVTPCVICGYCNKPNHTEAECWRKQGKCLICGSAEHQISSCFNASMEGENTQQLARSASKQSSAEGGRQKVPTRVYALDNQQISNPTEVVECTIPVFHRLARVLIDFRATYSFVDPNFMKGVDVKCDFLPFDLKVKTPTGNQCLIANKVYRNCEIWVGERRLLADLMSLAIK; encoded by the coding sequence ATGGGAAGAGGGACTGGAGGAGTGAGAATGCCCAGAAAATCCGAAGGAGCTCCATCAAGGGGAGCCCCGCCAAACGGAAATCAGGGTGAACGAGGTCAGCAAAAAGAGAGTTTTCAAGCTAGTCAGGTAGTGACCCCTTGTGTGATTTGTGGATACTGTAACAAGCCTAACCACACTGAAGCCGAGTGCtggagaaaacaaggaaaatgtCTGATTTGTGGTAGTGCCGAGCACCAGATTTCGAGCTGCTTTAATGCCTCCATGGAAGGAGAAAATACCCAACAGCTTGCTAGGTCTGCTTCAAAGCAGTCAAGTGCCGAAGGAGGCCGACAAAAAGTGCCAACTAGGGTTTACGCCTTAGACAATCAGCAAATCTCTAACCCAACTGAAGTGGTGGAATGTACGATTCCCGTTTTTCATCGCCTAGCTAGAGTTTTAATTGATTTCAGGGCAACCTATTCTTTTGTAGATCCTAACTTTATGAAGGGTGTAGATGTAAAGTGTGATTTCTTGCcttttgatttgaaagttaaaacTCCTACGGGAAATCAATGCTTGATTGCTAATAAAGTTTATAGgaattgtgagatttgggttgGTGAGAGAAGATTGTTGGCGGATTTAATGAGTCTAGCAATTAAGTGA